Proteins from one Mucilaginibacter jinjuensis genomic window:
- the modA gene encoding molybdate ABC transporter substrate-binding protein, producing the protein MPRIKILLLITCLFVSLSTYAQPHKLRIAVAANAQYVAKKLAEEFKKETNVDADLIVGASGKLTTQIEQGAPFDVFLSADMKYPQELADKTLTLDQPRIYAYGQLIMWTLNKDAKLSQPSDLTQPVFHKIAVANPSLAPYGEATMQALGKLKLAEQLKDKIVYGESIAQVNQYLLSGATEVAFTAKSIVLDPEQKDKGKWVAVNEKLYQPIAQGVVILKASSGENLKEAQKFYTFLFGSKAKKILKAYGYK; encoded by the coding sequence ATGCCAAGAATCAAAATATTACTTTTAATTACCTGCTTGTTCGTTAGTCTTTCAACTTACGCGCAGCCACACAAATTACGTATTGCCGTAGCTGCCAACGCGCAATATGTAGCCAAAAAACTGGCCGAAGAATTTAAAAAAGAGACCAATGTTGATGCCGACTTAATTGTAGGTGCATCGGGTAAATTAACTACACAGATAGAGCAAGGCGCACCTTTTGATGTGTTTCTTTCTGCCGACATGAAATACCCGCAAGAACTGGCCGATAAGACCCTGACACTCGATCAGCCGCGCATTTATGCTTATGGACAATTGATTATGTGGACGCTCAATAAGGATGCTAAACTGAGCCAGCCATCAGATTTAACCCAGCCTGTTTTTCATAAAATAGCAGTAGCCAACCCATCACTGGCACCTTATGGCGAAGCCACTATGCAAGCCCTCGGCAAACTGAAACTAGCCGAGCAGCTTAAAGATAAAATAGTTTATGGCGAGAGCATTGCCCAGGTGAACCAATACCTGCTAAGTGGGGCTACAGAAGTGGCTTTTACGGCAAAATCTATTGTGCTCGATCCTGAGCAGAAGGATAAAGGCAAGTGGGTAGCAGTAAACGAAAAGCTTTATCAACCCATTGCGCAAGGGGTAGTAATATTGAAGGCATCATCAGGTGAAAATCTGAAAGAAGCACAAAAATTCTATACTTTTTTATTCGGTTCAAAAGCTAAGAAGATCTTAAAAGCCTACGGTTATAAATAA
- a CDS encoding SGNH/GDSL hydrolase family protein: MNNRRDFITKATTATVAALTIPSIVTSALAASSGKKRVSIEAGNTILFQGDSITDWGRDKSKNEPNTNAALGGGYAMQAAAGILFKYADKNLQVYNKGISGNKVYQLADRWDADCLNIKPNILSILIGVNDFWHTLTGGYKGTVENYTNDYKKLLDRTKQALPDVKLIIGEPFAVKGVKAVDDKWYPAFDAYRASAKDIANQYDAVWIPYQSIFDKAIELAPGNYWTIDGVHPSVAGAQLMAHAWLETVK; the protein is encoded by the coding sequence ATGAATAACCGTCGTGATTTTATTACTAAAGCAACAACTGCTACAGTTGCTGCCCTTACCATACCCAGCATTGTTACATCAGCACTTGCTGCATCATCAGGCAAAAAGAGAGTAAGTATAGAAGCCGGAAATACAATTTTATTTCAGGGCGATTCGATAACCGACTGGGGCCGCGATAAAAGCAAAAATGAGCCTAATACCAACGCTGCTTTAGGTGGTGGCTATGCTATGCAGGCTGCAGCCGGTATATTATTTAAATACGCCGATAAAAACTTACAGGTTTACAACAAAGGTATTAGCGGCAATAAAGTGTATCAGCTGGCCGATCGCTGGGATGCCGATTGCCTTAATATCAAACCCAACATATTAAGCATACTCATTGGCGTAAACGATTTTTGGCATACCCTAACCGGTGGCTATAAAGGAACTGTGGAAAATTACACTAACGATTATAAAAAACTGTTAGATCGTACCAAACAAGCCCTGCCAGATGTAAAACTCATTATCGGCGAACCCTTTGCCGTTAAAGGCGTAAAGGCGGTTGATGATAAATGGTATCCGGCTTTTGATGCCTACCGGGCATCAGCAAAAGATATAGCCAATCAATACGATGCCGTGTGGATTCCCTATCAATCCATCTTTGATAAAGCCATAGAACTTGCCCCTGGCAATTATTGGACAATAGATGGCGTACACCCAAGCGTAGCCGGTGCGCAGTTGATGGCACACGCCTGGCTGGAAACAGTGAAATAA
- a CDS encoding MoaD/ThiS family protein: MEILLFGITRDIAGKAKLTIPTGEDLQTVGDLRIWLGQQYPAMAALNSLAVAVDSEYADDNTFINSVSEIALIPPVSGG, encoded by the coding sequence ATGGAAATACTGCTGTTTGGAATTACGCGCGACATTGCCGGTAAAGCGAAACTCACCATACCCACGGGCGAAGATTTGCAAACGGTAGGCGATTTAAGGATTTGGCTGGGGCAACAATATCCGGCTATGGCTGCTTTAAATTCATTGGCTGTGGCAGTTGATAGCGAGTATGCCGATGATAATACGTTTATCAACAGCGTTAGCGAAATAGCCCTTATTCCACCAGTTAGCGGAGGTTAA
- a CDS encoding molybdenum cofactor biosynthesis protein MoaE — protein MLIRIVEHIDLSEAPAYLGSEETGAINLFVGMVRNHSKGKKVLHLDFEAYEPMALKEMEKLGLQAKEQWPLYEVAIIHAVGHKLPGQPVVIIGVSSAHRDASFEACHWLIDELKRTVPIWKKEFYEDNSVWVNAHP, from the coding sequence ATGCTGATCCGTATAGTTGAACATATTGATTTAAGCGAAGCCCCTGCTTATTTAGGCAGTGAGGAAACCGGTGCTATCAACCTGTTTGTAGGCATGGTACGAAACCACAGCAAGGGTAAAAAGGTACTTCATCTCGATTTTGAGGCTTATGAACCGATGGCTTTAAAGGAGATGGAAAAGCTGGGCTTACAGGCGAAAGAGCAATGGCCGCTTTACGAGGTGGCAATTATTCATGCTGTTGGTCATAAATTGCCGGGACAACCAGTGGTGATTATTGGTGTATCATCTGCCCATCGCGATGCTTCTTTCGAGGCATGCCATTGGCTGATTGATGAGCTGAAACGTACTGTGCCCATCTGGAAAAAAGAATTTTACGAAGACAATAGCGTTTGGGTTAATGCCCATCCATAA
- a CDS encoding HesA/MoeB/ThiF family protein, whose protein sequence is MSTENRYNRQTQLANFGQQAQDKLKQAKVLVIGAGGLGVPVLQYLTGMGVGTIGVMDGDIISLNNLHRQVLYAEQEIGRLKAEVAVTKLSRLNSEVQFKSYTHFLNTTNALQIIKEYDLVIDASDNFGTRYLVNDACVILNKPYIYGAVQQMEGHVSVFNYQGGPTYRCLYPTPPSANEIPDCNTAGVLGITPGIVGCQQALQAVKIITGVGEILSGYLQIFDFERNDQYKIKLKANPEYQNIKQLQKDYDTPSAPAGGKLEIEELYQWYTDAKPFYLVDVRELKEFNEEHLEGSHHFPLSTLAEHLDELPQNIPLVTICQIGGRSAKAATIITDALPNSTVYNVVGGLETWFDEVGEQFVIYPKQNA, encoded by the coding sequence ATGAGTACTGAAAACAGATACAACCGGCAAACACAGTTGGCTAACTTTGGTCAGCAGGCGCAGGATAAGCTGAAACAAGCCAAGGTTTTGGTGATTGGTGCCGGAGGGCTTGGCGTACCTGTACTGCAATATCTTACAGGAATGGGTGTGGGCACCATCGGTGTAATGGATGGCGATATAATCAGCCTCAATAATCTGCATCGCCAGGTTTTATATGCCGAACAGGAAATTGGCAGATTGAAAGCCGAGGTAGCTGTAACCAAACTGAGCAGGTTAAACTCCGAAGTTCAATTTAAATCCTACACTCATTTTTTAAATACAACAAACGCCTTACAGATCATTAAGGAGTATGATCTGGTGATTGATGCCAGCGACAACTTCGGCACACGATATTTGGTTAATGATGCCTGTGTGATCTTGAATAAACCTTACATCTACGGTGCCGTACAGCAAATGGAAGGGCATGTAAGCGTATTTAATTACCAGGGCGGCCCAACTTACCGTTGCCTGTACCCTACACCGCCTTCGGCTAATGAAATACCAGATTGTAATACGGCCGGGGTATTAGGCATAACGCCGGGCATTGTGGGTTGCCAGCAGGCTTTACAGGCTGTTAAAATAATTACAGGTGTGGGCGAAATTTTATCGGGTTACCTGCAGATCTTCGACTTTGAGCGAAACGATCAGTATAAGATCAAACTTAAAGCCAACCCCGAATATCAAAATATTAAGCAATTGCAAAAAGATTATGATACACCATCTGCCCCGGCAGGCGGCAAATTAGAAATAGAAGAGCTTTACCAATGGTATACCGATGCCAAGCCGTTTTACCTGGTTGATGTTCGTGAACTAAAAGAGTTTAATGAAGAGCATCTGGAGGGCTCACACCATTTCCCCTTATCAACTTTAGCTGAACATTTGGATGAACTCCCCCAAAACATCCCCTTAGTGACTATCTGCCAGATTGGTGGCCGAAGTGCCAAAGCAGCCACTATCATTACCGATGCCTTGCCCAACAGCACAGTCTATAATGTAGTTGGTGGCCTGGAAACCTGGTTTGATGAGGTGGGCGAACAATTTGTGATCTATCCAAAACAAAACGCCTGA
- a CDS encoding TrmH family RNA methyltransferase, which translates to MLSKSQISLITSLQHKKFRHQHNLFIVEGHKSVSEFAQSSYQLEAIYHTPEFAVKLLKLSNKINFQEISAADMARITCLKTPTDVLALVKIPVSPVLDYSLLKEKFSLALDGVQDPGNMGTIIRTADWFGIEHLICSDDTVDAYNPKVVQATMGSLARVKVHYTDLLETLPQSKLNIFGALLNGTNIYNTTFGAEGILIMGNEGNGIRPQVQEVINTAVTIPQAGKAESLNVAMATAIFCSEIKRNTLK; encoded by the coding sequence ATGCTTTCAAAATCTCAAATCAGTTTAATAACATCCTTACAACATAAAAAATTCCGCCATCAACACAACCTGTTTATTGTTGAAGGGCATAAATCTGTATCAGAGTTTGCACAATCAAGCTACCAGTTGGAGGCGATATATCATACACCCGAATTTGCCGTAAAATTGCTGAAATTATCCAATAAAATAAACTTTCAGGAAATTTCTGCTGCCGATATGGCCCGTATCACTTGCCTAAAAACACCAACCGATGTGTTGGCGTTGGTTAAGATACCTGTTTCCCCGGTATTAGATTACAGCTTACTAAAAGAAAAGTTTTCATTAGCCTTAGATGGTGTGCAGGACCCCGGCAATATGGGTACCATTATCCGTACGGCCGACTGGTTTGGCATCGAACATTTAATTTGTTCTGATGATACCGTTGATGCCTATAACCCTAAAGTGGTACAGGCTACAATGGGCTCACTGGCAAGGGTAAAAGTACATTATACCGATTTGCTGGAAACCCTGCCCCAATCGAAATTAAATATTTTTGGTGCTTTACTTAACGGAACAAACATTTATAATACTACCTTTGGTGCCGAAGGCATACTGATAATGGGTAACGAAGGCAACGGAATAAGGCCCCAGGTACAAGAAGTTATCAACACTGCGGTAACCATTCCACAGGCCGGAAAGGCTGAGTCATTGAACGTTGCGATGGCTACAGCGATCTTCTGTTCGGAGATTAAACGAAATACATTAAAATAA
- a CDS encoding ankyrin repeat domain-containing protein gives MDIFEAARTNNIKELKTALQTSDANVKDGRGSTPLIVATYYNNLDAVKALLEAGADTELKDGMGNTALMGVCFKGYTETAKLLLEHGANVAATNGNGNTALTFAAMFGHNELIKLLLTHGADPQLKDATGKSPIDYALEKKNYEGFDLMAVEVNK, from the coding sequence ATGGATATCTTTGAAGCAGCCCGTACCAATAATATTAAAGAATTAAAAACTGCCCTCCAAACTAGCGATGCTAATGTGAAGGACGGCCGTGGCTCAACCCCTTTGATTGTTGCAACCTACTATAATAACCTCGATGCCGTAAAAGCCTTGCTCGAAGCCGGTGCTGATACCGAACTAAAAGATGGCATGGGCAATACCGCGCTAATGGGTGTATGCTTTAAAGGTTATACCGAAACCGCCAAATTACTTTTAGAACATGGTGCTAACGTTGCTGCCACAAACGGCAATGGTAATACTGCATTAACTTTTGCAGCAATGTTTGGCCATAATGAGCTGATAAAGCTTTTATTAACCCACGGTGCAGACCCGCAACTCAAAGACGCGACAGGCAAAAGCCCGATAGATTATGCCCTGGAGAAGAAGAATTATGAAGGGTTTGATTTAATGGCGGTAGAAGTTAATAAGTAA
- the moaA gene encoding GTP 3',8-cyclase MoaA, translating into MKESLLVDQHGRRLNYLRLSVTDRCNFRCYYCMPEEGINFAPRKELLSFEEMYQLSNVFVGLGIDKIRITGGEPFVRNGIIPFLYKLSELDGLKEIVVTSNGTLSAKHQSALKEMGIRKINISLDSLDAERFHRITRRDSFDTVYNGILGLLDDGFEIKLNCVIADNKNIEDIIPFIELTKNHPLSVRFLEEMPFNGSAISGYSGWDYQRIYQHISQHYTDINRIISDDNSTSVNYKIPGYAGGFGIIPSFSRTFCGTCNRVRLSATGELRTCLYGPPVANLRDTLRSGATGEGLQQILLNAVAKREKDGFAAEALSNGSIHTSMSVLGG; encoded by the coding sequence ATGAAAGAAAGCTTATTAGTTGATCAGCATGGCCGCCGTTTAAATTACCTGCGGCTTTCGGTTACAGACCGGTGTAACTTCAGGTGCTATTACTGCATGCCCGAAGAAGGGATTAACTTTGCCCCGCGTAAGGAGCTGCTTTCTTTCGAGGAGATGTACCAGCTATCCAACGTTTTTGTTGGTTTGGGCATCGACAAGATCCGCATTACCGGCGGTGAGCCCTTTGTGCGTAACGGTATTATCCCTTTTTTATATAAACTGAGCGAGCTCGATGGCTTAAAGGAAATTGTAGTTACCTCTAACGGTACACTTTCAGCCAAACACCAATCTGCATTAAAAGAAATGGGTATCCGGAAGATCAATATCAGCCTTGATTCGCTGGATGCAGAACGTTTTCATCGCATTACCCGCCGGGATAGTTTCGATACCGTTTATAATGGCATTTTAGGATTATTGGATGATGGCTTCGAAATTAAACTCAACTGCGTTATAGCTGACAATAAGAACATCGAAGATATTATCCCTTTTATTGAGTTGACTAAAAATCATCCCCTATCCGTACGCTTCCTGGAAGAAATGCCTTTTAACGGAAGTGCTATTTCCGGCTATTCGGGTTGGGATTATCAACGGATTTACCAACACATCAGCCAACATTACACTGATATTAATAGGATAATCAGCGATGATAATTCTACCTCGGTTAACTATAAGATACCGGGATATGCAGGTGGCTTTGGTATTATCCCATCATTCAGCCGTACATTCTGCGGCACTTGTAACCGTGTTCGCTTATCAGCTACCGGCGAATTGAGGACTTGTCTTTATGGGCCACCCGTAGCCAACTTGCGCGATACATTGCGTAGTGGCGCCACAGGCGAAGGTTTACAGCAAATACTATTAAATGCAGTTGCTAAACGCGAGAAAGATGGCTTTGCGGCAGAAGCATTAAGCAACGGATCTATACACACCTCCATGTCGGTTTTGGGGGGATAA
- a CDS encoding molybdopterin molybdotransferase MoeA, translating to MISVEEALQLVRAQIRDYGTEEVELLQSTGHILAQDIVADRAYPPFNRVTMDGIAINSKAFSAGRRSFKIEGVQAAGQPQQTLVDTDNCLEVMTGAMLPLGTDVVIPYEQCEIVDGVATVNIEEVSTLQNVHLEGTDSKQGDILVQSGHKITPAIVGLIAASGLSKILVKRLPKVAVCATGDELVEVDEQPLPHQIRQSNSYMLIAALHAEGIHAQRYHLRDDPQVMLEELTTITNYYDVVLLSGAVSKGKFDHLPNVLNRLKMEAIFHGIAQRPGKPFLFGKLPNEVLIFGFPGNPASTFVCYQLYFKAWLYQSLGISLPVMKAFLSRPFSFKPNLTLHALVTITYNEGKLIATPIETSTSGDMVNLALAQGILSLPADRNEFTTDEAFDLQVV from the coding sequence ATGATTTCTGTAGAAGAAGCATTACAATTGGTACGCGCACAGATTCGCGATTATGGGACGGAAGAAGTTGAACTGCTCCAATCAACCGGTCACATATTGGCACAGGATATTGTGGCCGACAGGGCTTACCCCCCTTTCAACCGCGTAACCATGGATGGAATTGCTATTAACAGCAAAGCCTTTTCGGCAGGGAGGCGATCATTTAAAATTGAGGGCGTACAGGCAGCCGGTCAACCGCAGCAAACTTTAGTTGATACAGATAATTGCCTCGAAGTAATGACCGGCGCTATGCTACCTTTAGGCACGGATGTAGTTATTCCGTATGAACAATGTGAGATTGTTGATGGTGTTGCCACAGTTAATATCGAAGAAGTCAGCACACTGCAAAACGTACATTTAGAAGGTACAGACAGCAAACAAGGTGATATACTTGTACAATCAGGCCACAAAATTACACCGGCTATTGTTGGCTTAATTGCAGCATCAGGATTAAGCAAAATATTGGTTAAACGCCTGCCTAAAGTTGCAGTATGTGCTACTGGTGACGAGCTGGTGGAGGTAGATGAACAGCCGCTCCCCCATCAAATCAGGCAATCCAATAGCTATATGCTGATTGCGGCCTTACATGCCGAAGGCATCCATGCACAACGTTACCATCTGCGCGATGATCCGCAGGTAATGCTCGAAGAGTTAACTACCATTACCAATTACTATGATGTGGTGCTGTTATCAGGCGCAGTATCAAAAGGCAAGTTTGATCATCTGCCAAACGTACTAAACCGCTTAAAAATGGAAGCTATTTTCCACGGTATTGCACAACGACCGGGTAAACCTTTTTTGTTTGGTAAACTGCCTAATGAAGTTTTAATCTTCGGTTTCCCGGGTAACCCTGCATCAACATTTGTGTGTTATCAGCTTTATTTTAAAGCTTGGTTGTATCAATCATTAGGCATTTCGTTGCCGGTTATGAAAGCATTTTTAAGCAGGCCTTTTAGCTTTAAGCCTAACTTAACCTTGCACGCACTGGTAACAATAACTTACAATGAAGGTAAATTGATTGCTACTCCTATTGAAACGTCAACTTCGGGCGATATGGTGAATTTAGCCCTGGCTCAAGGCATTTTAAGTTTACCTGCGGATAGAAATGAGTTTACTACAGATGAAGCTTTTGATTTGCAGGTAGTTTAA
- a CDS encoding BamA/TamA family outer membrane protein, giving the protein MKAYIKPANYRLTILTILLLFLLSGCSLTRKLKDNQALVRHVEVKGIDKEFSEAALTYIDKGEQPNNWLNLQFYLTFSKNGKKNIGDPPSLLDSNLVEFSRLQIEKFLHNKGYLKAQVTDSITIKKKRASLYFTAKEGPLFKIRKFQDSIEDVKVRALYRANRIRFSHIQPGGRFDTDSLAYDRDEFYLVMKRNGYFDFFRQYITFEYDSTFNSNVVDLKVLIGNPAGKKEHPVYKINNTLITIANSNGRTPGHADTLQLDSQFRFVDFSKRFKPKTVTTYIFQKKGELYNIDQQTLTTSRLSELNVFKNVPNPTYTKLPDSVNRRLDTKIDIIPLKQMSDRVEGEFLFSGGRYGYNFGNTFTDRNAFKTTAALQVKINWSILFDNGRNSVNSNGIENQDFKVGASLTYPRIISPFNLPILGKYGVPHTTFSSSYQLFYQKDLVTRESLVNSLTYDWAETSRKLHSLTPINIEFSRGSIVPSAYDLLKANGRYSYIYLIGRTVFTIGSQYTYQQNANKLNTLDNFTYFRGFIDVGGNTLALLTKLLNTPKDDLGQREIFGYAFSQYTKLEADIRVYRHLGGEKQIVFRLNPGIGIPYGNSNQLVFEKNFYAGGANDIRAWLPRTLGPGNFNRGTYYGTDTASRNNLKYLDQFGEIKIIGNMEYRYNVSNNFFGSKLKGATFIDFGNVWRLPGVAGASENPGGQFKLDNLFQSTAMGIGTGFRLDLTFFILRFDAAFKFKDPQFSGSDQWVLINHFNELFKAGDFKNNYRALNGESYNFMQLNFGIGLPF; this is encoded by the coding sequence TTGAAAGCATATATAAAGCCGGCCAATTACCGCCTTACAATATTAACTATTTTACTTTTGTTTTTGCTTTCGGGATGTAGCCTTACCCGTAAACTTAAAGATAATCAGGCGCTTGTACGCCATGTAGAGGTAAAAGGTATTGATAAGGAGTTTTCTGAAGCAGCTTTAACTTATATCGACAAAGGCGAGCAGCCTAATAACTGGCTAAACCTGCAATTCTATTTAACATTTAGTAAAAACGGAAAGAAAAACATCGGTGACCCGCCATCGCTGCTGGATAGTAATTTGGTTGAATTTTCGCGGTTACAAATCGAGAAATTTCTGCATAATAAAGGCTATTTAAAAGCGCAGGTAACTGATTCTATTACCATTAAAAAGAAACGCGCTTCTTTGTATTTTACTGCGAAAGAAGGCCCGCTTTTTAAAATACGCAAATTTCAGGATAGTATTGAAGACGTTAAGGTTAGGGCATTATATCGCGCCAACCGCATCAGGTTTTCGCACATACAACCAGGCGGGCGTTTTGATACCGATAGTTTAGCCTACGACAGGGATGAGTTTTACCTGGTGATGAAGCGTAACGGATACTTCGATTTCTTTCGCCAGTATATCACCTTCGAGTATGATTCTACCTTTAACAGCAATGTAGTTGATCTGAAAGTGCTTATCGGCAACCCCGCCGGTAAAAAAGAGCACCCCGTTTATAAGATCAATAATACGCTGATCACCATTGCTAACAGTAATGGCCGTACACCCGGCCATGCCGATACCCTGCAGCTCGATTCGCAATTTCGTTTTGTTGATTTCTCCAAACGGTTTAAACCTAAAACGGTTACCACCTACATTTTCCAGAAAAAGGGAGAGCTTTATAATATTGATCAGCAAACGCTTACCACATCGCGGCTCTCGGAGCTCAATGTATTTAAAAACGTGCCCAACCCCACGTACACCAAATTGCCCGATAGTGTAAACCGGCGGCTGGATACCAAGATCGATATTATCCCGCTCAAACAAATGTCTGACAGGGTAGAAGGCGAGTTCTTATTCAGCGGCGGCCGTTATGGTTATAACTTCGGCAATACCTTTACAGACCGTAATGCCTTTAAAACCACAGCTGCCTTGCAGGTAAAAATAAACTGGAGTATATTATTTGATAACGGCCGTAACTCGGTTAACTCAAACGGGATCGAAAATCAGGATTTTAAGGTAGGTGCCAGTTTAACTTATCCGCGGATTATATCGCCCTTTAATTTACCAATTTTAGGTAAGTATGGGGTGCCACATACTACTTTCTCCAGCAGTTACCAGTTGTTTTATCAGAAAGACCTGGTAACCCGTGAGAGCCTTGTTAACTCGCTTACTTATGACTGGGCCGAAACCAGCCGCAAACTGCATAGCTTAACGCCAATTAATATCGAGTTTTCGAGAGGCTCAATCGTGCCCTCAGCTTATGATCTATTAAAAGCCAACGGAAGGTATTCTTATATCTATTTGATCGGGCGTACCGTGTTTACTATAGGTAGCCAGTATACCTATCAGCAAAATGCCAATAAGCTTAACACGCTCGATAATTTTACTTACTTCCGCGGCTTTATAGATGTTGGTGGTAACACGCTTGCTTTACTTACCAAATTGCTTAACACACCTAAAGATGACCTGGGGCAGCGTGAAATTTTTGGTTACGCGTTTTCGCAATACACTAAATTGGAGGCTGATATAAGGGTGTATCGTCACCTTGGCGGAGAGAAGCAGATTGTTTTCAGGCTTAACCCGGGCATAGGTATACCGTATGGTAACAGTAACCAACTGGTATTTGAGAAAAATTTTTATGCCGGTGGCGCTAATGACATCCGTGCCTGGCTGCCACGTACTTTAGGGCCGGGTAATTTTAACAGGGGCACATATTATGGTACTGATACCGCCAGCCGAAATAATTTAAAATACCTCGATCAGTTTGGGGAAATTAAGATTATCGGTAATATGGAATACCGTTATAACGTGAGCAACAACTTCTTCGGCTCGAAGCTTAAGGGGGCCACGTTTATAGATTTTGGTAACGTTTGGCGTTTGCCTGGTGTTGCAGGCGCAAGCGAAAATCCGGGCGGGCAGTTTAAACTGGATAACCTCTTTCAGTCGACAGCAATGGGTATTGGTACGGGCTTCAGACTCGATCTAACCTTCTTTATCCTGCGTTTTGATGCGGCCTTTAAATTTAAAGACCCGCAGTTTAGCGGCAGCGACCAGTGGGTGCTTATCAATCACTTTAATGAGCTGTTTAAGGCCGGTGACTTTAAGAACAATTACCGCGCCCTCAACGGCGAATCATATAACTTTATGCAGTTAAACTTCGGTATTGGTTTGCCTTTCTAA
- a CDS encoding spore protein, translated as MSVTRLKRKDRRNKTVSRLEVQFLKLATNLELGSRSKEKKSSQIAKNNAVLAKLVAGK; from the coding sequence ATGAGTGTTACACGTTTAAAAAGAAAAGACAGAAGAAATAAAACTGTATCTCGTTTAGAGGTTCAATTTCTTAAATTAGCTACTAACCTAGAATTAGGTAGCCGTTCTAAAGAGAAAAAAAGCAGCCAAATTGCTAAAAACAATGCTGTTTTAGCTAAACTTGTTGCTGGTAAATAA
- a CDS encoding quinone-dependent dihydroorotate dehydrogenase has translation MYSLIKPILFKFDPEQVHHFVTKNLKRFNHAPGGSALSRSLWRVEDARLEREVLGLKFKNPVGLAAGFDKNGEYISEMANLGFGFIEVGTVTPLPQPGNDKPRMFRLPADEALINRMGFNNKGVDMAAERIAAYRKNQPEAQKGLMIGGNIGKNKNTPNEEAVSDYIKCFDRLFDVVDYFVVNVSSPNTPGLRALQDKKPLTEILSTLQQRNNKNGVRKPILLKIAPDLTNEQLDDIIDIVAETKIDGLIATNTTISREGLTSSEKIVKEAGGLSGRPLTHRSTEVIRYLAEKSNHAFPIIGAGGIHSAEDAIDKLNAGASLIQLYTGFIYEGPALIGRINRALLSK, from the coding sequence ATGTATTCGTTAATTAAACCCATACTCTTTAAGTTCGATCCCGAGCAGGTACATCATTTTGTAACCAAAAACCTGAAACGTTTTAATCATGCACCCGGTGGTTCGGCCTTAAGCCGGTCGTTATGGCGGGTTGAGGATGCACGGTTGGAGAGAGAAGTTTTAGGGCTGAAGTTTAAGAACCCGGTTGGCCTGGCTGCCGGTTTTGATAAAAATGGCGAATACATTAGCGAAATGGCTAACCTTGGTTTTGGCTTTATTGAAGTTGGTACGGTAACCCCTTTGCCTCAGCCTGGTAATGATAAGCCACGTATGTTTAGGTTGCCTGCAGACGAAGCGCTGATTAACCGCATGGGCTTTAACAACAAAGGCGTTGACATGGCGGCCGAGCGAATTGCTGCTTATCGCAAAAATCAGCCCGAAGCGCAAAAGGGTTTGATGATAGGTGGTAACATCGGCAAAAACAAAAATACACCTAATGAAGAGGCTGTAAGCGATTATATCAAGTGCTTCGACCGCCTTTTTGATGTGGTTGACTATTTTGTGGTGAATGTGAGTTCGCCCAATACGCCAGGTTTGCGTGCTTTGCAGGATAAAAAACCATTGACGGAAATTCTGAGCACATTACAGCAACGCAATAATAAAAACGGTGTACGTAAACCTATTCTGCTAAAAATAGCTCCGGATTTAACCAACGAACAGTTGGACGATATAATTGATATTGTTGCCGAAACTAAAATAGACGGACTGATTGCCACCAATACTACCATTAGCCGCGAGGGCCTTACTTCATCAGAAAAAATTGTTAAAGAAGCAGGTGGTTTAAGCGGCAGGCCGTTAACGCACCGGTCAACAGAGGTGATCCGTTACCTGGCTGAGAAATCGAACCATGCTTTCCCGATTATCGGGGCAGGAGGGATCCACTCTGCCGAAGATGCCATTGATAAATTGAATGCAGGTGCATCGCTTATCCAACTTTATACCGGCTTTATTTACGAGGGCCCGGCCTTGATAGGACGAATTAATAGGGCTCTGCTGAGTAAGTAA